A genomic segment from Desulfonatronum lacustre DSM 10312 encodes:
- the rpsJ gene encoding 30S ribosomal protein S10: MTMNSDRIRIKLKAFDYRILDKAVAEIVDTARNTGAGLAGPIPIPTNIHKYTVNRSVHVDKKSREQFEVRVHKRLLDILEPTQQTVDALGKLNLPAGVDVEIKL, translated from the coding sequence ATGACTATGAACAGCGACCGCATCAGGATTAAACTCAAGGCCTTTGACTACAGAATTTTGGACAAGGCCGTGGCCGAGATCGTCGACACGGCGCGGAATACCGGAGCCGGACTTGCCGGGCCGATTCCCATTCCGACCAATATCCATAAGTACACCGTGAACAGGTCCGTGCACGTGGATAAGAAGTCTCGGGAACAGTTCGAGGTCCGGGTTCACAAACGTCTCCTGGACATTCTGGAACCGACGCAACAAACCGTGGACGCCTTGGGAAAACTCAATCTTCCCGCCGGCGTCGACGTGGAAATCAAGTTATAA
- the rplC gene encoding 50S ribosomal protein L3, with product MSNTLGILGRKLGMSRIFGSDGMVIPVTVIQAGPCPIVQVKERAKDGYSALQVGFEESRPNKLNKPLKGHLDKAGSGYYRHLREFRLESVEGYEIGQALGLEIFTPGEKVKITGNSKGKGFAGVVKRWGFRGGSASHGAEKIHRNAGSIGCNTKPGRVIKGKKMAGHMGDRKTSYKNVEVVAVRAGDNLLLVKGQIPGPKNGLVIVRKQQA from the coding sequence ATGTCGAATACACTGGGAATCCTTGGCCGAAAGCTGGGAATGAGCCGAATTTTCGGGAGCGACGGAATGGTCATCCCGGTAACGGTGATCCAGGCCGGGCCGTGCCCCATCGTCCAGGTCAAGGAACGCGCGAAGGACGGATACTCCGCTTTGCAGGTCGGCTTCGAAGAGTCCCGGCCCAATAAGTTGAACAAGCCGCTGAAGGGCCATTTGGACAAGGCCGGAAGCGGGTATTATCGGCATCTGCGTGAATTTCGTCTCGAATCCGTCGAAGGGTACGAAATCGGACAGGCTCTTGGGCTGGAGATCTTCACGCCTGGTGAAAAGGTCAAGATCACCGGCAACTCCAAGGGAAAGGGCTTTGCCGGCGTTGTGAAGCGCTGGGGGTTTCGCGGTGGATCAGCGTCTCACGGCGCTGAAAAAATCCATCGTAACGCGGGCTCCATTGGGTGCAACACCAAGCCCGGACGCGTCATCAAGGGAAAGAAAATGGCCGGTCACATGGGAGACCGAAAGACTTCATACAAGAATGTCGAGGTCGTGGCCGTCCGTGCGGGTGACAATTTGCTGCTGGTCAAAGGGCAGATCCCCGGGCCGAAGAACGGGCTTGTGATTGTCAGAAAGCAACAGGCGTAA